The following is a genomic window from Balneola sp..
AGGCCAGATATCTTGGTTTTTCACTTTTAAGGTAAAAGTGAAATTCTGATAGCCAGACTTCTTTCACATCATCCATCTGTATATCAAACCAAACGCCTCCCTGCTCCATGTCCCAAAATAAAGTATCGTCCGAAGCCTTCCTTTTATTCAGTACTAATTTGAAGTTATTTGAAAAAACATCCGTTAAATCTTTAAGATCGGTTTCTGGGGTAATCGTTAACAGTGGATGGTCTTCTCTCGCATCTACAAAATCAGGAGCATCATTCTCAACTTCACACTCTATGCTATCTACCCGTAAAAGAATTCGAATTAACCCTTCCTTAATAGGCTCCTTAAAAGCTGCGATATTATTATTCATTGGGTGCTTTATTCAATTATTAGAATGTAGGAAAATTATACCTCCAGTAAGTTGAAAATAATTTAATATAAATATTAGCCTCAACTAAATTTTTATTAAGTCATTGCAAAATCATATATTCCAAATAAAAACAAAATGGATTTTATCCCAAATTGGTTCTTCGAACTTAATCCCATTATACAAGCACTTTGTGGCGGGCTTTTTACTTGGGCAGTAACTTCGCTTGGCGCCGCTATTGTATTCTTTACCAAAGAAATTAATTACAAGCTTCTGGATTTCATGATGGGCTTTGCCGGCGGTGTCATGATTGCGGCCAGTGTTTGGTCCCTTATCATTCCGGGAATTGAACTCGCAGAGGCTCAGGATATGATCGGCTGGATTCCAGCTGCAGTAGGATTCCTTATCGGAGGTTTGTTCTTGAGAATTTGTGATGCCTACGTTCCTCACCTTCATATTGGGCTTCCTCGTGATGAAGCTGAAGGGCCTGACACAAAATGGAAGCGGGCAACACTGCTTGTCTTGGCCATCACCATACACAACATCCCTGAGGGTTTAGCTATTGGCGTACTCTTTGGCGCTGCGAGTCTTGGACTAGACATGGTAGGCGGTGCTACTGTTGCCGGAGCTATAACCTTGGCAATTGGAATCGGAATCCAGAATTTCCCAGAAGGTATTGCAATTTCAATGCCCCTTAGAAGAGACGGACTTAGCAGATTTAAAAGTTTCAACTATGGACAATTCTCTGGAATTGTGGAGCCTATCTCAGCAGTAATTGGTGCTGCGGCAGTTATATTTATTACACCTATTCTACCTTATGCTCTTGCTTTTGCTGCCGGTGCCATGATTTACGTGGTTGTTGAGGAGTTGATCCCAGAAAGTCAGCATCATGGAAATGCGGACCTTGCTACAATGGGACTAATGATCGGTTTTGTTGTGATGATGGTTTTAGATGTTTCACTTGGCTAACCCATCTTCCTCTTTTAGTTTTAAAGGCATTGACTCAGCGTCAATGCCTTTTTTATTCCCATGTTATAAATATTGAGCTGAATTTATTTTGTGATGTGTTCCAAAATCCGGCGTCATTTTTGTACCTTAGAAGTCTTATCAATTTTAATAAATTCATATTTCCTTGAGCGATAACAAGATAATTTTCTCGATGGTTGGGGTCAGTAAAACCTACAAGCCAAACAAAACAGTACTTAAAGACATCTACCTTTCTTTTTTCTATGGTGCAAAGATTGGAGTACTTGGACTAAACGGCGCAGGGAAAAGTACCCTGCTTAAAATCATTGCTGGGGAAGACCAAAACTATCAGGGAGATATCAGCTTTCAGAAAGGAATTACCTTTGGGTACCTTTCCCAAGAACCTAAACTTGATCCTTCCAAAACAGTAAAAGAGATTGTGGAAGAAGGCGTTCAGGAAACGATGGATCTTCTTAAAGAGTACGAAGATATCAACGCGGCATTTAGCGACCCCGATGCTGACTTTGAAAAGCTTATCGAAAAACAGTCTAAACTTCAGGAAAAAATTGACCAAATAGATGCCTGGGATATTGACAGTAAACTTGAACAAGCTATGGATGCTTTGCGCTGCCCTCCCGGTGATACTTCTGTTGAGGTACTTTCAGGTGGAGAAGCACGGCGTGTAGCTCTTTGCAGACTTCTACTCAAAAAACCTGACGTGTTACTGCTGGATGAGCCCACAAACCATTTAGACGCCGAATCGGTGGGCTGGTTAGAACAACACCTTGCCCGCTATGAAGGAACCGTCATTGCCGTTACTCACGATCGTTACTTCCTTGACAATGTAGCCGGATGGATTTTAGAACTTGATCGTGGAGAAGGTATTCCATTTGAAGGAAATTATAGTTCTTGGTTGGATCAAAAGTCGAAACGACTCGAGCAAGAAGAAAAAGAAGAATCTAAGAGACAAAAAACACTGAAGCAGGAGCTCGAGTGGATTCAACAAAATCCAAAAGGCCGACGTGCTAAAAGCAAAGCTCGTATCAATAAGTACGAAGAGATGCTTTCTGATGAACATGAAAAGCGGCGTGATGATATGGAGATATTCATTCCTGCCGGACCTCGCCTTGGAGATAAGGTGATTGTCTCAAAAAATGTAACTAAAGGATTTGAAGACCGGCTTCTCATTGAAGACATGGATTTCCAACTCCCTCCCGGCGGTATTGTTGGGGTGATTGGACCAAACGGCGCCGGTAAAACTACTCTCTTCAAAATGATTACCGGACAGGAAGAACCCGACAGCGGTGAACTCATAACCGGAGATACCGTTGAGCTTGGATATATCAATCAAAAACGTCCACTTGACCCTTCAAAAACTATCTGGGAAGAAATTTCTGGTGGACAGGATGTCATTATGCTGGGCAACCGGGAAGTTAATTCCAGAGCTTATGTAGCCCGTTTTAATTTTAGCGGAAGCGATCAGCAGAAAAAAGTAACCGAATTATCAGGGGGAGAACGCAACAGAGTCCACCTTGCTAAAATGCTGAAGGAAGGCGCCAATGTACTTCTATTGGATGAGCCTACTAACGATCTGGATGTAAAT
Proteins encoded in this region:
- a CDS encoding ZIP family metal transporter produces the protein MDFIPNWFFELNPIIQALCGGLFTWAVTSLGAAIVFFTKEINYKLLDFMMGFAGGVMIAASVWSLIIPGIELAEAQDMIGWIPAAVGFLIGGLFLRICDAYVPHLHIGLPRDEAEGPDTKWKRATLLVLAITIHNIPEGLAIGVLFGAASLGLDMVGGATVAGAITLAIGIGIQNFPEGIAISMPLRRDGLSRFKSFNYGQFSGIVEPISAVIGAAAVIFITPILPYALAFAAGAMIYVVVEELIPESQHHGNADLATMGLMIGFVVMMVLDVSLG
- a CDS encoding energy-dependent translational throttle protein EttA; translated protein: MSLSDNKIIFSMVGVSKTYKPNKTVLKDIYLSFFYGAKIGVLGLNGAGKSTLLKIIAGEDQNYQGDISFQKGITFGYLSQEPKLDPSKTVKEIVEEGVQETMDLLKEYEDINAAFSDPDADFEKLIEKQSKLQEKIDQIDAWDIDSKLEQAMDALRCPPGDTSVEVLSGGEARRVALCRLLLKKPDVLLLDEPTNHLDAESVGWLEQHLARYEGTVIAVTHDRYFLDNVAGWILELDRGEGIPFEGNYSSWLDQKSKRLEQEEKEESKRQKTLKQELEWIQQNPKGRRAKSKARINKYEEMLSDEHEKRRDDMEIFIPAGPRLGDKVIVSKNVTKGFEDRLLIEDMDFQLPPGGIVGVIGPNGAGKTTLFKMITGQEEPDSGELITGDTVELGYINQKRPLDPSKTIWEEISGGQDVIMLGNREVNSRAYVARFNFSGSDQQKKVTELSGGERNRVHLAKMLKEGANVLLLDEPTNDLDVNTLRALEEAILNFAGCVVVISHDRWFLDRVATHILAFEGNSQVYWFEGNYQEYEENRKERLGITEDQPHRIKYKKLMR